From the Pseudodesulfovibrio indicus genome, the window GATGGACGCATTCTCCTTGCCCGCCCTGCCCGCGCGGATGGCCAGGGAGGTCTCCACCCCGTCCATGACCGGCATCTGGATGTCCATGAGGACCACGTCGTAGGTCCCGGCGCGCAACGTTTCGAGGAGCTCCCAGCCATTCTCCACCGAAACCACCCTGTGGCCCTCCTTTTCGAGCACCCGCTGCATGACCAGGCTGTTGACCCGCTCGTCCTCCGCCATGAGCACGGACAGCCCGTCGATACGCTGCTCGGGCAGAGTTTCCGGCTCGGGCATCTGGCGCTCCTGCGGCTCGCCCCGCCCCAGTGGGATGGACACGTACAGCGTGGTGCCGCGCCCCTCTTCGCTGTCGATGGCCATGCTTCCGCCCATGAGGGAGACGAGATTCCGGCAGATGGACAGCCCGAGCCCGGCGCCCTGGTGCTGGCGGGTGTACCCCTGGCTGACCTGGGTGAAGGCGTCGAACAGCGTGTCGACCTTGTCGTCCGGGATGCCCATGCCGGTATCGGCCACTGTAAACAGGAGGCGATACCGACCGTCACGGTCGTCGGCAAGCCGGTGGGCCGAAAGCGACACGGCCCCTTGGGTGGTGAATTTGAAGGCGTTGCCCAGCAGGTTGGTCAGCACCTGCTGCAGCCGCACCGAATCGCCGAAAACCTCCCTGGGCACGCCGTCCCCCAGGCGGCAGTCCAAGCGCACTCCGGTCTGGGTGGCGGTCAGCTTGAACAGGTCGCAGACCTGCTCGCAGGTCTCCACCAGGTCGAAGGGGACCTCGCGCATGACCAGCTTGCCCGCTTCCACCCGGGACAGGTCCAGGATGTCGGAGAGCAGGTTCATCAGCCGCCGGGAGGATTGCAGCGCGGCGTCGGTGTATTCGGCCTGCTCCGGGGTCGTCCCCGAGGCCTGGATGAGCTGGAGCATGCCCATGATACCGTTGAGCGGAGTCCGTATCTCGTGGCTCATGTTGGTCAGAAATTCCGTCTTGGACCGGCTGTACGCCTCGGCCTGCTCCTTGGCCCGTTCCAGGGCGTCCTGGGCCTGCTTGCGCTGGGAGAAGTCCTCCAGGGTTGCGATGACCTCGGTGGGCGACTGGCCGGGGTTCACCGGGTTGAACTGGACGTGCAGGAAGGTCGCCTTGTTGCCGGTCACCGAGGTGTAGTAGTCCTCGTAGGACGACGGGCTGCCGTTGATGGCCACGCCCAGGGCGCGGCGCATGTCGGGGTCCGACTGGCGCAAGGTGTTGAACCCGAGGAGCGCTTCGCGCGAGGACCCCATCATCTCCACGAACCGGTCGTTGCAGTCGAGAATGATCCCCTGCTCGCTGAACCGGATCATGCCCAGCGGCGAATTCTCGATGATCACCCGGTGCCGCTGCTCGCTGTCGCGCAGCTCGGCCTCGGCCCGTCTGCGCTCCGTGATGTCGCGGAACTCCACGACCCGGACCGCCTTGCCCTTGTAGGGGATGTTCCGCGCCTCCAGACGCAGGGGGTACTCCTCGCCGTTCCTGCGCAGCCCCATCACCTCGTAGGGTTTCTCGTACCCGGCCAGGATGTTGTCCATGACCTTCTTGCGAGAGGACTCGGCGATGAGCAGCAGCCCGTCCATGCCGATGAGCTCGTCCACGGAGTAGCCGGAAATCTCGGAGAGGCCCAGGTTGGTGTCGAGAATCAACCCCTTGTCGTGGATGACGATGCCCCCGAAGGAGGCGTTGTGCAGGGCCTTGAAGCGTACCTCGCTCTCCTTGAGGCGATCCGCGATGCGCTTGCGCTCGGTGATGTCGCGGGCCACGCCGAGCACGCCGACGAGCTTGCCGTTGTCACCGTAGAGCGGCGTCTTGATGGTCTCCAGCTCCTCGACGTGGCCGTCGTCGCTGTAGGTCACGGTCTCCTCGAAGGTGTACGGCCCGCCCATGGCGATGGCCTTGCGGTCGTGCTCGCGGAAAAAGTCGGCCAGCTCCCGGTCCACGAAATCGTAGTCGGTGCGGCCCACGATCTCCTCCTCCGTGGCCCCGTAGAGACGCTCGAAGCGGTGGTTGCAGAACAGGAACACGCCGTTGACGTCCTTGACCCAGACCAGCTCCGGCATGGTCTCCATCAGGGTCCGCAGGTGGGCCATGTTCACGCGCAGGGCGCTGTTGGCGAGGTCCGCAGCCATCTTGGCCCGGCGCAGCTCCTCCTCGGCGGTCTTGGTGTCGTGGATGTCCAGAAGGGTGCCCGCCATACGAGGGGAGCCGGAACCGGTTCCGGAACGCACGGCCTTGCCCCGGATCAGGAACCACTTCATCAGCCCCGAGCCGGTGAGCAGGCGCACCTCGCGCTCGAACCCCGCCTCGTCGCGGATGGCCTCCCGCAGGGAAGCCTCGAACCCGGGCCGGTCGTCGGGGTGCACGAGGCCCATCCAGGCCTCGTAGGTCGGCGCCAGCTCGCCTCGGTCCAAGCCGAGCAGGTCATAGAGCTGCGGGCTGACGTAGACCTCCTCGGTGGCGCAGTCCAGGTCCCAGACCACATAGTTGGCCGCCTCCAGGGCCAGGGTCAGCCGCTCCTCGCTGGCCTGCGCAAGGGCATTGGCCTCCTCCTGGGCGGTGAGGTCGAAGCCGATGCTGGTCACCTCCATCTTCCCGCCGTCGGTCTCCCGGGTGATGACGTTGAACCAGGAGACCTTGCGCACCTTTCCCCGGCGGGTGACGATCTCGTTGACGTGGCAGGAATGCGGCCCCACCTCGCCCAGCTCAAGGGACTGAAGGAAGATGGCGCGCACGGAATCGCGCACCGTCTCGGGCAGACACAGCTGGAACCAGTCCTTCTGGTAGATCTCCTCGAACTCCCAGCCGGTCAGCTCCAGGAAATGTCGGTTCGCGAAAATGACCTTTCCCGCCGAGTCGAGGCTGACCACGATCTGGGGCATGGATTCGAGTACGCTTCGCCATTTGGTCTCCAGGCCGTAGAGCCTGGCTTCCAGTTCGGCGATCCGCTGTCTGCTCAGTGCCAACTCGTCCTTTTCCACTGACTCCTCCATGAAGGGAGCCGGGGGCGGAATGGCCCCGGCGGCTATCGCAAGGGCATAGCACGAAAAGGAGTATGAAAGGAATGGGATTAGATTTTCCCTCTTTCCCAAATGGTTATTCCGCCGCAGTTGACACATGACCGAACCGACCGATGTATGCTACGTTTCGCTCAACGCGGGACAGCGCGCCCGCCGTCGGCCCGAAACAGCCAACCCCGCAGGCAGGAACGCCCATGTTCATTCCCTCTCCGCCCAACGCCCACGCCGCCGCCGTGCTCCTGCTGACCGGCCTCGCCCTGGTCCTCTTCAGCCGCGAAAAGCTCCCCCTGGAGACCTCCAGTCTGGTCGTCCTCGTCCTCCTGGCCGTGGGGTTCGAGGTCTTCCCCTACGCCGACGGCGGCCACGCCCTGCGGGCGGTGGACTTTTTCCTCGGCTTCGGCAACGAGGCCCTGGTGGCGGTCTGCGCCCTGATGATCGCCGGACAGGGCATCCTGCGCACCGGCGCGCTGGACCCCGTGGGCCGCATCCTGGCCCGGTTCTGGCGGGTCAGCCCCAAGCTCTCCCTGCTGCTGACCCTGCTCTTGGGCGGATTCATCAGCGCCTTCATCAACAACGTGCCGGTGGTGGTCCTGCTGCTTCCGGTGCTGATCAGCGTGTCGCTCAAGACCGGAGATTCGGCCGCGCGCGTGCTCATGCCCATGGGGTTCTCCACCCTGCTCGGCGGCACGGCCACGACCATCGGCACGTCCACCAACCTGCTGGTGGTCTCGGTGGCAATGGAGATGGGGCTGCCCCGGTTCGGGATGTTCGACTTCATGGCCCCGGCGGTCCTGGCCGGGGGAGTGGGCGTCCTCTACCTCTGGCTGGTGGCCCCCAGGCTGCTGCCCAAGAAGGACATCTGCATCGCCGACGCTTCGCCCCGCATCTTCACCGCCCACCTGGCCGTAGCCGAGGGCGGCCCCCTGGACGGCAAGCCGCTGCTCCGGGCCCTGGAGCTGACCGACGGGAAGATGAAGATTTCGGCCCTGGAGCGGGGCGAGGGCAACCAGGTCATGCTCCTGCCGGACGTGATCCTCGCGCCCGGCGACCACATGGTGGTCAGCGACACCCCTGAGCGGCTCAAGGAGTTCGAGACCGTGCTCCACGGCACCCTCTACCCGGTGGGTTCCGAGGACCAGCCTGTCAGCGAAGACAACCCGCTGCACGAGGAGGACCAGCAGATCGCGGAGATCGCCGTGTACCAGGGGTCCCGGCTGGAGGGGACGACCCTGAACAACTACCATTTCGCGGAGCGGGCCGGGGTCATCGCCCTGGCCATCCACCGCTCGGGCAAGCGGTTCGAGCGCGTCCGCGACCACGTGAGCGACCTGCGCCTCCAGTCCGGCGACATCCTGCTGGTTCAGGGGCCGCGCCGGAACATCGAGGAGCTCAAGCGCAGCACGGACTTCCTGGTGCTCGACTCGACCATGGACCTGCCCTACTCGCGCAAGGCCCCCCTGGCCCTGGCCATCATGCTCGCCGTGATCCTGGCCGCGGCGGCGGGGCTGCTGCCCATCGCCATCAGCGCCACCGTGGGCGCGCTGCTCATGATCCTGACCGGCTGCCTGACCTGGCGGGACGCCTCCCGCGCCCTGTCGGTCCAGGTGGTGCTCATCGTGGTCACCAGCCTGGCCCTGGGTACGGCCATGATCCGCACGGGCGGGGCGCAGTATCTCGGCTCGGTGTTCGTGGCCCTGTCCGGCGGCGCGGGGCCGACCGTCGCCCTGTCCGGGCTGATGCTGCTCATGGCGCTGTTGACCAACATCATCTCCAACAACGCCACGGCGGTCATCGGCACGCCCATCGCCGTGTCCATCGCCGCCCAGATGGGGCTGCCGCCCCAGCCTTTCGTGCTGGCCGTGCTGTTCGGCGCGAACATGAGCTACGCCACGCCCATGGCCTACAAGACCAACCTGCTGGTCATGAACGCGGGCGAATACGCCTTCGCCGATTTCCTCAAGGTGGGCATACCCCTGGTCCTGATCATGTGGGGCGCGTTTTCGTTCCTGTTGCCTTTCTATTACTTGTGACGCATCCTAGAGTCGGAAGCCCTTGTCCTTCGACCCGCAACCCCACGGAGCCCATGAAAAAGATACGAGAACCGAAGATGATCATCGGCTGGCGCGAGTGGCTCGCCCTCCCGGACCTCAATGTCCCGGCCATCAAGGCCAAGGTGGACACCGGGGCCAGGACCTCCGCCCTGCACGCCTTCGACGTGGTCCCCTTCGAGCGGGACGGCGTCCCCCACGTGGCCTTCAACGTCCATCCGCTCCAGGGCGACGACGACCTGGTCATCCCCTGCGCCGCGCCCCTGGTGGACCGCAGGAATGTCACCAATTCGGGTGGACAAAGCCAGAAGCGGTATGTCATAGCGACCACCCTGCTCATCGCGGGCAGGTCCTGGCCCATTGAACTGACCCTGACCAATCGGGACGAAATGAAGTTCCGCATGCTCCTCGGCCGGAACGCCATGTCCGGCCGGCTCGTCGTCGATCCCTCCCTGTCCATGCAGGGCGGCGGCAAACACGGGAAAAAGGCATACGAGAACAAACGCTAGCCAAAAGAGTTTCAATGAAGATCGTCATCCTGTCGAGAAAGAGCAGCCTGTACTCCACCCAGGCCCTGGTGGACGCCGGAAAGGCGGCGGGCCATACCGTGGAAGTCATCAATCCCCTGCGCTGCTACATGAACATCACCTCCCACAACCCCTCCATCCACTACAAGGGAGAGAGCGTGGACAACGTGGACGCGGTCATCCCGCGCATCGGCGCGTCCATCACCTTTTTCGGATGCGCGGTGGTGCGCCAGTTCGAGATGATGGGCGTCTACAGCCTGAACGAATCCATCGCCATCACCCGCTCGCGCGACAAGCTGCGCAGCCTCCAGCTCCTCTCGCGCAAGGGCATCGGCCTGCCCGTCACCGGGTTCGCCAGCTCCACCAAGTTCACCGGCGACCTCATCGACCTGGTGGGCGGCGCGCCCCTGGTGGTCAAGCTCCTTGAAGGAACCCAGGGCATCGGCGTGGTCCTGGCCGAGACCCGGCACGCGGCCGAGAGCGTCATCCAGGCGTTCCAGGGCCTGAACGCCAACATCCTGGTCCAGGAATACATCAAGGAATCCAAGGGCACGGACCTCCGCTGCCTGGTGGTGGGCGGCAAGGTCGTGGCGGCCATGAAGCGCACCGCGGGCAAGGGCGACTTCCGCTCCAACATCCACCGCGGCGGCACCGCCGAACCGGTGCGGATCACCCCGGAGGAACGGTCCACCGCGGTCCGGGCCGCCCGGATCATGGGCCTCAACGTCTGCGGCGTGGACCTCCTGCGCTCCAACCACGGCCCGGTGGTCATGGAGGTCAATTCCTCCCCCGGCCTGGAGGGCATCGAGAAGGCCACCGGCATCAACATCGCGGCCAAGATCATCGAATTCATCGAAAAGAACGCCAAGCCCGGCAAGACCAAGACGCGCGGCAAGGGATAGCCCGCCCGCGCGGACACGGGGAAACCATGACCAGAGCTTCCGTGAAGATGGGCGGCCAGGCCGTTGCCGCCGGGACATCCAAGACCATCCTGCTCCCGGTGCCCGACACCTCCCTGCGCCAGGGATCGGTCATGCCGGTCCATCTTTTTCACGGACGGCGCGAAGGCCCCTCCCTGTTCGTCTGCGCGGCCATCCACGGCGACGAGCTGAACGGCATCGAGATCATCCGGCGGCTGACGCGGCTCAAGCGGCTCAAGCAGCTGGCCGGGACCCTCTACGCCATCCCCATCGTCAATGTGTACGGGTTCCTGGCCAACACCCGCTACCTGCCCGACCGGCGCGACCTGAACCGGTTCTTCCCCGGCAAGGAGGGCGGGTCCCTGGCCTCGGAGCTGGCCTCGGTCTTCTTCGAAAACGTGGTCCGGCGGTGCGGCTACGGCATCGACCTGCACACCGCGTCCAACCACCGCAAGAACCTGCCCCACATCCGGGGCGACATGGCCGACGCCGAGGTCCTGTCCATGGCCGAGGCGTTCGGCGCGCCCCTGGCCCTGGACATGGCCCCCATGGAGGGGTCCCTGCGGGCGGCGGCCATGGAGAGCGGAATCAAGGTCCTGCTCTTCGAGGCGGGCGAGGCGCTCCGGTTCGACGAGTTTTCCATCCGCGCGGGGCTGCGCGGCATCACTTCGGTATTGGAGTCATTGGGCATGCTTCCGGCGGGCAAGCGGTCGAGAAAGCGCGTTCCGTTGCAGATCGCCACGGACAGGGCGTGGTGCCGCGCACCGGCCAGCGGGCTGTTCCGGGCCACGGCCCGGCTCGGCCAGCACGTGCGCAAGGGCGAGGTCCTGGGCGCCATCCACGACCCCTTCGGCAGCCGCTCGGCGGACCTGGTCGCGCCCAAGGACGGCATGATCATAGGCGATCAGTCCCTGGGCGCGGTTTATAAAGGCGACGCCATCATGCACATCGCGTCCTTCGACGCCCCGCGCCAGGCGCAGGCCTCGGTGGACGAGTATTCCGAGATGGTCATGGACGACCGCAGGGCGCGGTGATCCGGGGGGCCGGAGAGCGCCCCCCCCCTGTCCGGGCATCAGCCCTTGGGGCCGAGCAGCAGCCAGAGCAGGAAGCCGATGATCGGGAAGACCAGCACCAGCACGATCCACAGGACCTTGGAGCCGGTTCCCGCCCCGCTCTGAAAGATCTTGACCAGGGCCCACACGTCCAGCACCAGGACAGCCAGTCCGAGTAATCCGCCGAATCCGCTCATATTCCACTCCAGTGTTCGAGGTCGAGGCAGTCCCCTCCTTGCCGGGCCGCTCCCGCGGGAGGACGAGGTTCCACCCTATCACAACTCGCCGCAGGCGGACAACCTGGGGCGCGGTCATTCATCCGTAACATCCCCCGTATTCTCAAGAACCACCCGCCGCCGGGGCAGGCAGTCGGGGTGGTGCTCCTTGAGGAACGCGATCAGCCCCTCGCGCACCAGGCAACGGAGGTCCCAGGCGCGCGGCGCGTCCGGCGCGCCGACCAGGGCGCGCAGGGTGATGCTCTCGGTCCCGGCGTCGGTCACCTGGAGCACGCAGGTCTTGCCGTCCCACAGCCGACCGGCCCCCTCGCACAGCCGTCTCAATTCCTCGCGCACCGGCTCCAGGGGCGTGGCGTAGTCCACGTGGATGAAGACCGAACCGATGATCTCGGCGGACTTCTTGGTCCAGTTCTGGAACACGGTCTCCGTGAAATAGGTGATGGGCACCACCAGCCGCCGCTGGTCCCACAGCCGGACCACCACGTAGGTGAAGGTGATCTCCTCGATGCGCCCCCACTCGCCCTCGACGATGACCACGTCGTCCAGGTTGATGGGATGGGTGAAGGCGATCTGAATGCCCGCGATGATCGAGCCGAAGGTCTTCTGCGCCGAGATGCCGAGCACGATGCTCAACACGCCCGCCGAGGCGAGCATGGTCCCGCCAAGCATCCGGAACCGCTCGAACTGCATGAGCACGGCGGCGGCCGCCGCAAACCAGATCACGACCACCAGGATACGGTGCAGGATGCGCACCTTGGTCTGGACCTGGCGCGCGCCCAGGTTGTCCTCTGCCTCCATGTCGTACTTCCAGCCGACCACGCCGGTCAGGGCGGCCAGCACCAGGGAGCACCCCCAGGCCGTCAGCACCACCCAGGCCGTATTCAGCGCCGCCCCGGCCTGACCGGACCAGGCCGGGCCGAGGTGCGACGGCGGAAACAGGATGGACAGGGCGACCACCGAGGCGAAGACCGTCAGGAACACGGCCAAACGGCGCTTCAGGGACCGCGAGAGCTGCTCCCGCAGTTCGCTCCAGCGGTCCGAATCCCCCCGCCGAAGCAGCCGGATCAGGGCCAGGGCGCCCGCCCCCACCGCCGCCGCAAGAACGATCCGCACAAACCAGCCCGCCGTCACCGTGAAATCCATGCTCCACTCCCTTCCCGCTCGTCTCTGCGGGTAAAAACTGTTCCTAACGCCAGGAATAGGGTATACCATGTTTTCGGCTCCCGGCAACGATGCAGACACACCGTCCCCTCTCCACAGGGACAACCCGGAGGTAACGCCATGGCCAGATTCCTCAACAACCGCGACCAGACCGCAGGCCTCCCGCCGGGCTCCCTGATCTTCGTGGGCCAGCGCAAGACCGACGTCCCGATCCTGCGGATGATCGACTACGACGGCGAAACCCTGCGCGAGGAGACGGTCGCGGATTCCGACGTGCTCCGGCCCTGCCTGACCAGCGACTCCACCTCCTGGCTCAACGTGGACGGGCTGCACGACCCCGAGGTCATGCGCCGTGTGGGCGATGCCTTCGCCATCCCGCCCCTGGTCCTGGAGGACATCGTCAACACCGGCCACCGGCCCAAGCTGGAGGAATACCCGGACCTGCTCTTCACCACCCTCAAGATGCTCTCCCTGGACGAGGAGGAGAACCGCATCCAGGCCGAGCAGCTCTCCTGCGTGCTGACCGGCAAGTGTCTGATCACCTTCCAGGAGCAGCCGGGCGACGTGTTCGAGCCGGTGCGCGACCGCATCCGGCGACAGTCCGGCAGGCTGCGCCAGCGCGGCCCGGACTACCTGCTCTACGCCCTGCTCGACCGCGTGTTCGAAAACTATCTCAAGGTCGTCGAGGTGCTGGGCGAGCGCATCGAGGAGTTCGACGAGGAGGTCCTGGACGACCCGTCCGCCGAGCTGCTGGAGGAGATCAATGCCTACCGCAGGGAGATGGCCTACATCCGCAAGGCCGTGCGCCCGGCGCGGGAGATCGCCCTCAAGCTGGTGCGCACCGAAAACGGCCTGGTGGCCGACGAAACCCTGCCGTTCCTGCGCGACCTCCTGGACCTGGCCGAGCAGGTCAGCGACGCGGTGGAGATCTACCGCGAGATGCTCGGCGACCACCTGAACAGCTACAACATGGCGGTCTCCAACCGCCTCAACGACGTCATGAAGTTCCTGACCATCTTCGCCACCATCTTCATCCCCCTGTCCTTCCTGGCCGGGGTCTACGGCATGAACTTCGAGGTCATGCCCGAGCTGAGGTACCCCTACGGCTACTTCATCCTGCTCGGTTTCATGGCCTGCGTGGCAATCGGCATGCTCCTGTACTTCAGAAAGAAGAAATGGCTCTGACGAGCGAAATACCGCCAAGCGAGGCAACCATGGACACCCCGAACAACACCCCCGTCACCCCGGCCAAGCCCGAACAGACCCTGTGGCAGAAGATCCGCACCGGCTTCGAAGTGCTGGTGGTCCTCCTGTGGGTCGTGTTCCTGATCCAGAACACCGAGCAGACCCAGGTCTCCTTCCTGTGGATGACCCTGACCATCTCCCGGATCGTCATGCTCCTCGGCACGCTCGGCATCGGCATGATCATCGGCGCGCTGCTCTGCTACCGGCTGTGCGTCAAGCGGGCCAGGAAGAAACAACAGCCTCCCTACGGCTACGGACAGTAACGGTTCCGGCCCCTTGCGGTTTTGATCCGGCGACTTATTTCTATGGATGACCACAAAGGCGCACGGCGCCCCAAACAAGAGGAGAAAATCGTGATGAAGACATACACCCGCACCCTGCTGACGGCCGTCGCCCTGCTGCTGGCCGTCGCCCTGTCCACCCCGGCCCTGGCCCAGACCTGGAACGTGGACCCGGACCACTCCGCGGCCCACTTCTCCATCCGCCACATGATGATCGCCCAGGTGCGCGGCATGTTCCCCGCCGTCACCGGAACCATCGACTTCGACAAGGACACCCCCGCCGCCTTCGACATCGCCATCGACGTGAACTCCATAGACACCGGCGTGGACGCCCGCGACACCCACCTCAAGAGCGGCGACTTCTTCGACGTCGAGCACCACCCGTCCATGACCTTCAAGAGCACATCCGTGGCCAAGGGCGACAAGGGCTGGACCGTCAAGGGCGACCTGACCATCAAGGGCAAGACCCGGCCCGTGGACCTGACCGTCACCGGCCTGGACGACCCGCGCGTCGACCCATGGGGCAACACCCGGCGCGGCGCCACCGCCCTGTTCTCCGTCGACCGCCGCGACTTCGGCATCGACTGGAACGCCCCGCTCGACGGCGGCGGCTTCATGATCGGCAACACCGTCAACATCGCGGTGGACCTCGAAGCCATCATGCCCAAGTAAGGGAAACGCCTCCGGCGGTCGGGGGAAGGGGAGAGGAAACCCCTTTGAGAAGGGTTGCCCCTCTCCCTTCCTAAACTTTTGGGGCTGACATAGTTATCTATGTCAGCCCCAATAACTTTGAAGGGGGAGTCCGGAGGGGGAAACTTTCTCGAAAGTTTCCCCCTCTGGCCGCCGGAAACATTCCCTACCCTTTCGGCCAGGAGGCCTCATCCAGAAGGAAGAGGAAGTTCTTGTAGGGCACCTTGCCGTGCAGGGAGAGGCCGATCTCGCAGGTCCGCGAGGTGGAGTAGCCCATGGTGCAGCCGTCGAGCTGCTTGCGCAGGTCCTTGAGGGACGCCTCGTTGAGTTCCGGGTAGTTGAATCCCCGGTCTCCGGCGAAGCCGCAGCAGAAGATCTCATCCGGGACCACGACCTCGCGGGCGCATTGGCGGGCCAGGTTCTCCATGATCGGGGCCAGCCCCATCTTGCGCGAGGAGCAGGTGATGTGCAGGGCGACCTTGCGGTTCACCGGGGTGAACTCCAGCCGGTCGCCCAGGTACTGGACCGCGAACTGCACGGGTTCGAGGAGGTTCAGCCCCTTGATGTGCTCCTGCATGCGGTACAGGCACGGGCTGGTGTCGCACAGGATCGGGTATTCGCCGCCGTTGGACGCGGCGCGCAGGGCGCACTCCGGCACCTGCTCTGTGCCCTGCTTCGCACAGGCCGGCTAGCGCACGCCGCCGTTGGACGCGGCGCGCAGGGCGCACTCCAGCTCCTGGAGCTTTTCGTCCGCCTGCTTCATGAACCCCTTGGATTCCCACGGCTGGCCGCAGCACAGCTTGGTCATGTTCGCGGGGTAGACGACCTCGTAGCCCGCCTTGGCGAGCAGGCTCAGCGTCCGGTCGCGGATGGCGGTCTTGTCCGGGTCGTGCTTTTCCGCGCCCATGTGCCGGGCCACGCAGCTCGGGAAGTAGACCACGCGGTCGGCGGCGGGCTTGGGTTCGAGCCGGGCCGGGGTGGCGGCCCGGGGCATGGAGGTGTTCCAGCGCGGGATGCGCTTGCCCGAGAACTTATGCAGGCCGGAGGCCATGCCGTCCATGGCTCTGTCGCCCAGGACGTCGTGGGCCGTGCCCGCCACGCGCAGCGCGCCGGACACGGCGTGCACGGTCATGCCGGTGGCCCCGGCGGCAAAGGAGGCGACCGCGTTTTCCCAGCGGCCGTGGCCCCAGGCGCGGTACTGCTTGATGAACTTGCCGGTGTCGATGGCCACGGGACAGCGCGTGCCGCACAGTCCGTCCGCGGCGCAGGTGGCCTCGCCGTCGTAGTCGTAGCTGTCGTGGAACGCCTTCTGCGTCTGGGCGGCCTCGCCCGCGTCCTTCTGCCGGGCGATCTCGCGGTAGGCCACGATGCGCTGGCGCGGGGTCAGGGTCAGGGTCCGCGACGGGCAGACCGGCTCGCAGAAGCCGCACTCGATGCAGCGGTCGATGAGATCGTCGGCCACGGGCAGGGGCTTGAGGTTCTTGAGGTGCGCGCGCGGGTCGTCGTTGATGATCACGCCGGGGTTGAGCAGCCCGCGCGGGTCGAACAGCTCCTTGATCTCGCGCATCAGGGCAAAGGCGTCGCGGCCCCACTCCAACTCCACGAAGTGGGCCATGTTGCGCCCGGTGCCGTGCTCGGCCTTGAGGGACCCTTCGTACTTGTTGGCCACCAGGTCGGTGACGTCCTCCATGAATCCTTCGTAGCGGTCGATCTCGGCCTGGCCGTTGAAGTCCTGGGTGAAGACGAAGTGCAGGTTGCCCTCCAGGGCGTGGCCGAAGATGATCGCCTTGTCGTAGCCGTGCTTGCGGAACAGCTCCTGGAGGTCGAGCGCGCCGTCGGCCAGGGACTCGATGGGGAAGGCCACGTCCTCGATGATGACCGTTGTGCCCGCCTCGCGGACCGCGCCCACGGCCGGGAAGAGCCCCTTGCGCACGTTCCACAGCTTGCCGAACTCGGCGGGATCGGGAGTGAACCGGTGCGGCTCAAGCGGCTCGATGTCCTTGATGGTCTCCTTGACCTTGGCGATCTTCCTGTCCAGCTCCTTGGCGGTTTCGGCGCGGACCTCCACCAACAGGGCGCAGGCGTCCGGGCCGAGCTTGTCCAGCCCCTCGGGCATGCCCGGCTTGTCCTGCACCGAGCGCAGGGAGGCGCGGTCCATGATCTCGGCCGCGGACACGGCCCCGCCGCGCAGGGCGGTGGCGGCCCGGCAGGCCGAGCGGACGTCGGGGAAGCGCATCAGGGCGGACGCCTTGTGCGGGTGCTCCACCACGGTGTTGTAGACGACCTTGGAAATGAAGGCCAAGGTCCCCTCGCTGCCCACCAGCAGGTGCTGGAGAATCTCGAACGGGTCCTCGAAGTCCACGATGGCGTTCAGGCTGTAGCCGGTGGTGTT encodes:
- a CDS encoding PAS domain S-box protein; this encodes MEKDELALSRQRIAELEARLYGLETKWRSVLESMPQIVVSLDSAGKVIFANRHFLELTGWEFEEIYQKDWFQLCLPETVRDSVRAIFLQSLELGEVGPHSCHVNEIVTRRGKVRKVSWFNVITRETDGGKMEVTSIGFDLTAQEEANALAQASEERLTLALEAANYVVWDLDCATEEVYVSPQLYDLLGLDRGELAPTYEAWMGLVHPDDRPGFEASLREAIRDEAGFEREVRLLTGSGLMKWFLIRGKAVRSGTGSGSPRMAGTLLDIHDTKTAEEELRRAKMAADLANSALRVNMAHLRTLMETMPELVWVKDVNGVFLFCNHRFERLYGATEEEIVGRTDYDFVDRELADFFREHDRKAIAMGGPYTFEETVTYSDDGHVEELETIKTPLYGDNGKLVGVLGVARDITERKRIADRLKESEVRFKALHNASFGGIVIHDKGLILDTNLGLSEISGYSVDELIGMDGLLLIAESSRKKVMDNILAGYEKPYEVMGLRRNGEEYPLRLEARNIPYKGKAVRVVEFRDITERRRAEAELRDSEQRHRVIIENSPLGMIRFSEQGIILDCNDRFVEMMGSSREALLGFNTLRQSDPDMRRALGVAINGSPSSYEDYYTSVTGNKATFLHVQFNPVNPGQSPTEVIATLEDFSQRKQAQDALERAKEQAEAYSRSKTEFLTNMSHEIRTPLNGIMGMLQLIQASGTTPEQAEYTDAALQSSRRLMNLLSDILDLSRVEAGKLVMREVPFDLVETCEQVCDLFKLTATQTGVRLDCRLGDGVPREVFGDSVRLQQVLTNLLGNAFKFTTQGAVSLSAHRLADDRDGRYRLLFTVADTGMGIPDDKVDTLFDAFTQVSQGYTRQHQGAGLGLSICRNLVSLMGGSMAIDSEEGRGTTLYVSIPLGRGEPQERQMPEPETLPEQRIDGLSVLMAEDERVNSLVMQRVLEKEGHRVVSVENGWELLETLRAGTYDVVLMDIQMPVMDGVETSLAIRAGRAGKENASIPIVAVTAYAMVGDREKFLEAGMDGYLVKPIEVDKLQRILAGVHRGGR
- a CDS encoding SLC13 family permease, which codes for MFIPSPPNAHAAAVLLLTGLALVLFSREKLPLETSSLVVLVLLAVGFEVFPYADGGHALRAVDFFLGFGNEALVAVCALMIAGQGILRTGALDPVGRILARFWRVSPKLSLLLTLLLGGFISAFINNVPVVVLLLPVLISVSLKTGDSAARVLMPMGFSTLLGGTATTIGTSTNLLVVSVAMEMGLPRFGMFDFMAPAVLAGGVGVLYLWLVAPRLLPKKDICIADASPRIFTAHLAVAEGGPLDGKPLLRALELTDGKMKISALERGEGNQVMLLPDVILAPGDHMVVSDTPERLKEFETVLHGTLYPVGSEDQPVSEDNPLHEEDQQIAEIAVYQGSRLEGTTLNNYHFAERAGVIALAIHRSGKRFERVRDHVSDLRLQSGDILLVQGPRRNIEELKRSTDFLVLDSTMDLPYSRKAPLALAIMLAVILAAAAGLLPIAISATVGALLMILTGCLTWRDASRALSVQVVLIVVTSLALGTAMIRTGGAQYLGSVFVALSGGAGPTVALSGLMLLMALLTNIISNNATAVIGTPIAVSIAAQMGLPPQPFVLAVLFGANMSYATPMAYKTNLLVMNAGEYAFADFLKVGIPLVLIMWGAFSFLLPFYYL
- a CDS encoding ATP-dependent zinc protease is translated as MKKIREPKMIIGWREWLALPDLNVPAIKAKVDTGARTSALHAFDVVPFERDGVPHVAFNVHPLQGDDDLVIPCAAPLVDRRNVTNSGGQSQKRYVIATTLLIAGRSWPIELTLTNRDEMKFRMLLGRNAMSGRLVVDPSLSMQGGGKHGKKAYENKR
- the rimK gene encoding 30S ribosomal protein S6--L-glutamate ligase; this encodes MKIVILSRKSSLYSTQALVDAGKAAGHTVEVINPLRCYMNITSHNPSIHYKGESVDNVDAVIPRIGASITFFGCAVVRQFEMMGVYSLNESIAITRSRDKLRSLQLLSRKGIGLPVTGFASSTKFTGDLIDLVGGAPLVVKLLEGTQGIGVVLAETRHAAESVIQAFQGLNANILVQEYIKESKGTDLRCLVVGGKVVAAMKRTAGKGDFRSNIHRGGTAEPVRITPEERSTAVRAARIMGLNVCGVDLLRSNHGPVVMEVNSSPGLEGIEKATGINIAAKIIEFIEKNAKPGKTKTRGKG